In one window of Paraflavitalea soli DNA:
- a CDS encoding SusC/RagA family TonB-linked outer membrane protein produces MKYKNISLACVVLLCGFTASQAQSTNASLPDTIALFAKPAGRIIDQGLRAEQSWRTTGAIFTITGEELARTNAGNLLNTLQGRIPGLTVTTGAGEPGYDNPTLYMRGQSSWNIAGNAIAIYLDGFQVDLNALSALSPFEIESISLLKDAAALAIYGFDGGAGVLSVRTKEGTTAGKTKIEVNARYGNLRPISMPKVMDAYGYTTAYNKALQNDGLPIKYYNPELYKAKDDPFHPNVNWYDKILNNSSATQDYNISFRGGNSKARFFVLGGYTDFSGAYKDADAIDQDFGTNAKYRRLNLRANVNVQATKNLSIKATVSGVSEDRSTPAGFTASSLFSNLLRIPAAAFPVKNLNGTWGNNAVYNFNPVQLLRQNGIYNSHTRSIQTNVSFTQKLDALVKGLSLNGGISYSNLYIGIYEKRFTVPSFEATKDAYDNPVIDGTGNVVYKVLGAVSQGITDEGNDHWNRNSIQLGFNYDRSFGKHTFTGMLQVNRSNYTHDGQFYPVVKEGVRGAVTYDYDQKYIADLSFSYAGSGDFKAGDRYGVFPALGLGWIASKEAFLANNKVINFLKVRASYGLTANTNEAYRFLFERWGITAPGITLGTTNSGFGGRTEGDYPNADFTWEEKSTANIGVDLTILEKLNATIDVFREKRTGILEAPVGVPAYTGFNLRNTNSGEAVNSGVEVSLQYRDKTKSSLEYYAGVTFAYAHNEITKRAQDAQPFDYLYQKGYRINQFRALQNAGFYQVSDFEANGNLKAGVAKSTYGQVRPGDLKYVDINSDGIINDYDKTPLKFTKLPEITLGFNIGVKYAGFDIDAFVQGVMNRTVSLLDDAFEYTHPLANNNNITAFSNNPWTPETASSATAPRLSTLVNANNNQQAEFWLRNGNFVKLRSVELGYTLPAKGFLKKFEVLRLYVSGNNLLSTKIEGLEPERLSMGYPLMKTVTLGAKVKF; encoded by the coding sequence ATGAAATATAAAAATATAAGTCTTGCTTGCGTGGTCTTGTTGTGCGGGTTTACGGCAAGCCAGGCACAATCAACCAACGCCAGCTTACCAGATACCATTGCTTTATTTGCGAAGCCTGCAGGCAGGATCATTGACCAGGGCCTCAGGGCCGAACAAAGCTGGAGAACTACCGGCGCTATATTTACCATCACCGGTGAAGAATTGGCGAGAACGAATGCCGGTAATTTACTCAACACCTTACAGGGAAGGATCCCGGGATTGACCGTAACAACAGGCGCTGGTGAGCCCGGGTACGATAACCCTACCTTATACATGCGTGGACAAAGCAGCTGGAATATTGCCGGCAATGCCATCGCCATTTACCTCGATGGATTCCAGGTAGACCTCAATGCCTTATCCGCACTCTCTCCGTTTGAAATAGAATCCATATCCTTATTAAAGGATGCCGCAGCATTGGCTATTTATGGATTTGATGGCGGTGCAGGCGTATTAAGTGTGCGCACCAAAGAAGGTACCACCGCTGGCAAAACAAAGATCGAGGTAAATGCCAGGTACGGAAACCTAAGGCCAATATCCATGCCCAAAGTAATGGATGCATATGGCTACACTACAGCTTATAACAAGGCCTTGCAGAATGATGGATTGCCCATCAAATATTACAATCCGGAATTGTACAAGGCAAAGGATGATCCTTTTCACCCCAATGTGAACTGGTACGATAAAATATTGAACAATAGCTCTGCCACCCAGGACTACAATATCTCTTTCCGCGGCGGCAACAGCAAGGCCAGGTTTTTTGTGTTGGGTGGTTATACCGATTTCTCCGGCGCTTATAAAGATGCCGATGCCATCGACCAGGATTTTGGCACCAATGCCAAATACAGAAGGCTGAACTTAAGGGCCAATGTAAATGTACAGGCCACTAAGAACTTGTCTATAAAAGCAACCGTTTCCGGCGTTAGCGAAGATCGCAGCACACCCGCTGGTTTTACCGCTTCCTCCCTTTTCTCCAATTTGTTGCGCATACCGGCGGCTGCCTTTCCTGTAAAGAACCTCAACGGTACCTGGGGCAATAATGCGGTGTATAATTTCAACCCCGTACAACTGTTAAGGCAAAATGGTATTTATAACTCTCATACGAGAAGTATACAAACCAACGTAAGCTTTACCCAAAAACTGGATGCCCTCGTCAAGGGATTGTCTCTTAATGGAGGGATCTCTTACAGCAACCTGTACATAGGTATATATGAAAAACGCTTCACCGTACCTTCATTTGAAGCCACAAAAGATGCCTATGACAACCCCGTTATTGATGGTACCGGCAATGTGGTGTATAAGGTATTGGGTGCAGTAAGTCAGGGTATCACCGATGAGGGCAACGATCACTGGAATAGAAATTCCATCCAGTTAGGATTTAATTACGACAGATCCTTTGGCAAACATACGTTTACAGGTATGTTGCAGGTAAACCGCTCCAACTACACCCACGATGGTCAGTTCTATCCGGTAGTGAAGGAAGGGGTACGCGGCGCAGTTACCTACGATTATGACCAAAAGTATATTGCCGATCTGTCATTCTCTTATGCCGGTTCCGGCGATTTCAAGGCAGGCGATCGGTATGGTGTATTCCCCGCATTAGGTTTGGGATGGATAGCCAGCAAAGAAGCGTTCCTGGCCAACAATAAAGTGATCAACTTCCTGAAAGTAAGGGCTTCTTATGGCCTCACTGCCAATACCAACGAAGCCTATCGCTTCTTATTCGAAAGATGGGGTATCACCGCTCCTGGCATCACATTGGGTACAACCAACAGCGGATTTGGCGGACGTACCGAAGGAGATTATCCCAATGCCGATTTCACCTGGGAAGAAAAATCGACAGCTAATATTGGTGTTGACCTGACCATCCTGGAGAAGTTGAATGCCACCATCGATGTATTCAGAGAAAAGAGGACCGGTATACTGGAAGCTCCTGTGGGCGTTCCTGCTTATACAGGATTCAACCTTAGAAATACCAATAGTGGAGAGGCCGTAAACAGCGGGGTTGAAGTGTCGCTTCAATACCGTGACAAGACAAAGAGCAGCCTCGAATATTATGCGGGAGTAACTTTTGCTTACGCCCATAATGAAATAACCAAAAGGGCCCAGGATGCACAGCCGTTTGACTACCTGTATCAGAAAGGTTACAGGATCAATCAATTCCGGGCATTGCAAAATGCCGGCTTCTACCAGGTATCAGATTTCGAAGCCAATGGCAACCTGAAGGCAGGCGTTGCCAAGTCAACCTATGGCCAGGTGCGCCCGGGCGATCTGAAATATGTTGACATCAACAGCGACGGCATTATCAATGATTATGATAAAACACCCCTGAAGTTTACGAAACTTCCTGAGATCACCCTTGGTTTCAACATCGGTGTTAAATATGCAGGATTTGATATCGATGCCTTTGTACAGGGTGTAATGAACAGAACCGTTAGTTTGTTGGATGATGCGTTTGAATATACCCATCCTTTGGCCAACAACAACAACATTACCGCTTTCTCCAACAATCCCTGGACCCCCGAAACAGCCAGCTCTGCCACTGCCCCCAGGTTATCTACCCTGGTAAATGCCAACAACAACCAGCAGGCCGAATTCTGGCTTCGTAACGGAAACTTCGTCAAGTTGCGCAGCGTTGAACTGGGCTATACCCTGCCGGCAAAAGGATTCCTGAAGAAATTTGAAGTGCTGAGGTTGTATGTAAGCGGTAACAATCTGCTGAGCACAAAGATTGAAGGGCTGGAGCCGGAAAGACTTTCCATGGGTTATCCTTTGATGAAGACAGTTACACTGGGCGCTAAAGTAAAATTCTAG
- a CDS encoding RagB/SusD family nutrient uptake outer membrane protein, with the protein MKRNHYIILLIVLAASSLASCKKDFLDVKKIPADMPIELMYKRYDYIQGIVWNAYSYMPDGFAWLDMEAATDDAYHTNVNNRSHSYNYGVWNQFDNPEGTWTDNFKGINQANLFLKHKGEVDLSSISNGIVNNDSVAYKRAVNNLRFMEGECHFLKALFYFELVKRYGAVPIIDQVLDYNQPSTWRGLPRNSVDECFRYIASLCDKAAVIIPDSVRTSSSTSWYESGRITYGAIKALKARALLYAASPLYKDAGSTFTWADAAAAAREVIAMNVFNLDASYANVFGATNVASAEAIFFRRHGNQNGLERNNFPIVFEGSNGNSVTPSQNYVDEFEVKTGATSIPFDWNNPVHAANPYSNRDPRLAASVVYNGATFKSTTIQTYFGGNSGQPKLNTTKTGYYLGKHVNPTVDLLNNTTTTHQWLYIRYAEVLLNYAEAMYNAYGAAGDPLGYGMTALQAINRVRTRATMPALTDLSTDALVHERRVELGFEGHRWWDLRRWKKGALLANPIRSISITLNGANFVYTPTKLEDRVFDQSKMNWYPIPQAEITKTGWEQNAGWGN; encoded by the coding sequence ATGAAAAGAAATCATTATATCATCCTTCTTATAGTATTGGCGGCAAGCAGCCTTGCTTCCTGTAAGAAAGACTTTTTGGATGTGAAAAAGATCCCGGCCGACATGCCGATCGAGCTGATGTATAAAAGATACGATTACATACAGGGCATTGTATGGAATGCCTACAGCTATATGCCCGATGGTTTTGCCTGGTTGGATATGGAAGCGGCAACTGATGACGCCTACCATACCAACGTAAACAACCGGTCACATTCCTACAACTATGGTGTATGGAACCAGTTCGATAATCCCGAAGGCACCTGGACCGATAACTTCAAAGGTATTAACCAGGCCAACCTGTTCCTGAAACACAAGGGCGAAGTAGATCTGTCATCTATTTCCAATGGTATCGTTAACAACGATTCTGTTGCCTACAAAAGGGCCGTCAATAACCTCAGGTTCATGGAAGGTGAATGCCATTTCCTGAAAGCGTTGTTCTACTTCGAGCTGGTAAAACGGTATGGCGCCGTTCCTATTATTGACCAGGTATTGGATTATAACCAGCCATCCACCTGGAGAGGTTTGCCCAGGAACTCTGTAGATGAATGTTTCAGGTATATTGCTTCTTTGTGCGATAAAGCGGCTGTCATTATCCCCGATAGTGTGCGCACAAGTTCCTCCACCAGCTGGTATGAATCCGGAAGGATCACTTATGGAGCCATTAAAGCCCTGAAGGCAAGGGCCCTGTTATATGCCGCCAGCCCTTTGTATAAAGATGCCGGCTCTACCTTTACCTGGGCGGATGCAGCTGCTGCTGCCCGTGAAGTGATTGCGATGAATGTATTTAACCTCGATGCTTCCTATGCCAACGTGTTTGGCGCCACCAATGTCGCTTCTGCAGAAGCCATATTCTTTAGGAGACATGGTAACCAGAATGGTTTGGAAAGAAATAATTTCCCGATTGTATTTGAAGGCAGCAATGGGAACAGCGTTACCCCAAGCCAGAACTATGTAGACGAGTTTGAGGTGAAGACCGGCGCTACATCCATTCCATTCGACTGGAACAATCCCGTGCATGCTGCCAATCCCTATAGCAACAGAGACCCGCGCCTGGCAGCCTCTGTAGTATACAATGGAGCAACCTTTAAATCAACGACCATTCAAACTTACTTTGGCGGCAATAGTGGGCAGCCTAAATTAAATACTACCAAGACTGGTTATTATTTAGGCAAGCACGTTAACCCAACCGTTGACCTGCTCAACAATACCACTACTACCCACCAGTGGTTGTACATCAGGTATGCCGAAGTGTTGTTAAACTATGCCGAAGCGATGTACAATGCGTATGGCGCTGCCGGCGATCCTTTGGGTTATGGCATGACCGCCTTGCAGGCCATCAACAGGGTAAGAACGCGCGCTACCATGCCTGCCCTTACCGATCTGTCAACTGATGCGCTGGTTCATGAGCGCAGGGTTGAATTGGGCTTTGAAGGTCACCGTTGGTGGGACCTGCGCAGGTGGAAAAAAGGAGCCCTGCTCGCCAATCCCATAAGAAGCATTTCCATCACCCTCAATGGCGCCAATTTTGTGTACACCCCCACTAAACTCGAAGACAGGGTATTTGATCAGTCTAAAATGAACTGGTATCCCATTCCCCAGGCCGAGATCACCAAAACCGGCTGGGAGCAGAATGCTGGTTGGGGCAACTAA
- a CDS encoding PKD domain-containing protein, protein MKSSTKFNILTAILPLAMGATVLLGCQKDSNNDYELYAPVDSLVATFTVTPVPGNDTKFVITNTTKGESVGTRWDVGKGGGPVMGKTSDTVFYPLAGTYSIKMQALDKRGKLYSATPVSVTTTRNDPAYDNLIKGGKMNPGDDQFWGRYDATANKIVWTLANNAYTATTATRPVTAQVNGGTYQAVQVVANKIYRFTTNISYGVTQDTWVEVYCGQAVPADGKDYADNKRIGFINWGTWTAFNGTRTFDVTFGSSGTIYVVIKAGCNASAGHFSTQGISIWNVDFRRIQE, encoded by the coding sequence ATGAAGTCGTCAACAAAGTTCAACATACTAACAGCCATATTGCCCCTGGCAATGGGTGCTACTGTCCTTTTGGGTTGCCAGAAGGATTCCAATAACGACTATGAGTTGTATGCGCCCGTTGATAGCCTGGTGGCTACTTTTACCGTAACCCCCGTACCGGGTAATGATACAAAGTTTGTGATCACCAATACCACAAAGGGCGAAAGCGTAGGTACCAGGTGGGATGTAGGTAAAGGGGGAGGGCCCGTAATGGGCAAAACTTCCGACACCGTATTTTATCCCCTGGCCGGCACTTATTCTATTAAAATGCAGGCCCTGGATAAAAGAGGCAAATTATATAGCGCAACACCCGTAAGTGTAACAACCACCAGGAATGATCCGGCATACGACAACCTGATCAAGGGTGGAAAAATGAATCCGGGCGATGATCAGTTCTGGGGCAGGTACGATGCTACGGCCAATAAGATCGTGTGGACATTGGCCAACAACGCTTATACGGCTACTACTGCTACAAGACCAGTTACTGCTCAGGTGAATGGTGGTACTTACCAGGCTGTGCAGGTGGTGGCCAATAAAATATACCGCTTCACCACCAATATTTCTTATGGAGTAACCCAGGATACCTGGGTGGAGGTATATTGTGGTCAGGCCGTGCCGGCAGATGGTAAGGACTATGCCGATAACAAGCGGATAGGCTTTATTAATTGGGGCACCTGGACAGCATTTAATGGCACCCGCACCTTTGATGTAACATTTGGATCAAGCGGAACCATTTATGTAGTGATCAAGGCGGGTTGCAATGCTTCTGCCGGGCATTTCAGCACCCAGGGCATCAGTATTTGGAATGTTGATTTTCGCCGCATTCAGGAGTAA
- a CDS encoding PQQ-dependent sugar dehydrogenase yields MKITCLYRITLNTALLVCLVNATDAQNTVGPPVETKAPNSAYKPAFAGQTRIGSVKTTTPYKTDKLAEKLSSPWAIVPMPDGRLLITLKGGSMEIRNADGSLAKAITGLPAVEARGQGGLLDVALDPEFAKNKIIYWSFSEKYDPGNLTAVAKGKLDESKGVVENPTVIFRATPALKSSLHFGSRLAFGKDGYLYVSTGERSNLDGRVLAPQLHAGQGKIFRITKEGKAAPGNPFEKKAGAMPEIYAYGFRNPQGLVFDPYTNELWETEFGPRGGDELNLIKPGKDYGWPEITYGIEYSGEAVGKGIQQKEGLEQPVYYWDPVISPSGICFYQGDAIPEWKGNLFISGLSSTQLTRLVIKDNKVVGEERLLEDKKERIRDVACYNQMLYVVTDSGTLYRISRQ; encoded by the coding sequence ATGAAGATTACCTGCCTGTATCGCATAACGCTTAACACGGCATTGCTCGTTTGCCTGGTAAACGCCACCGATGCTCAAAACACTGTAGGCCCGCCCGTAGAGACAAAAGCTCCCAACAGCGCCTATAAACCAGCCTTTGCCGGGCAGACGCGTATCGGGAGTGTTAAAACCACCACGCCGTACAAAACCGATAAACTCGCCGAAAAGCTCAGCAGCCCCTGGGCGATCGTTCCGATGCCCGATGGCAGACTGCTGATCACGCTCAAAGGAGGCAGCATGGAGATCAGGAATGCCGATGGCAGCCTTGCCAAAGCGATCACGGGGTTGCCGGCTGTAGAGGCCCGTGGCCAGGGTGGACTGCTGGATGTAGCGCTGGATCCTGAGTTTGCCAAGAATAAGATCATTTACTGGTCCTTTTCTGAAAAATACGATCCAGGCAACCTGACTGCCGTTGCCAAAGGAAAGCTGGACGAATCGAAGGGGGTGGTTGAAAACCCTACTGTTATTTTCAGGGCTACCCCGGCGCTGAAGAGCAGTCTGCATTTTGGCAGCCGCCTGGCTTTTGGAAAAGATGGTTACCTGTATGTGTCAACGGGCGAACGGTCGAACCTGGATGGCAGGGTGCTGGCGCCGCAGCTCCATGCAGGCCAGGGTAAGATCTTCCGTATTACCAAAGAGGGTAAAGCTGCTCCCGGCAATCCTTTTGAGAAGAAGGCAGGCGCTATGCCGGAGATCTATGCTTACGGCTTCCGTAACCCACAGGGGCTGGTCTTCGATCCTTACACGAATGAACTGTGGGAAACAGAATTCGGTCCCCGCGGCGGTGATGAGCTCAACCTGATAAAACCTGGTAAAGACTATGGCTGGCCCGAGATCACGTATGGCATTGAATACAGCGGTGAAGCAGTGGGCAAGGGTATACAGCAAAAAGAGGGACTGGAACAACCTGTGTATTACTGGGACCCTGTGATCTCGCCAAGCGGTATCTGTTTCTACCAGGGCGACGCGATACCGGAATGGAAAGGCAACCTGTTTATATCGGGCCTCAGCAGCACGCAGCTTACGCGGCTGGTGATCAAAGACAATAAAGTAGTAGGAGAAGAAAGGTTGCTGGAAGATAAGAAAGAACGCATCCGCGATGTAGCTTGTTACAATCAAATGCTCTATGTAGTGACGGATTCGGGTACGCTGTACCGGATCAGCCGCCAATAA
- a CDS encoding SDR family oxidoreductase: MKKTIFITGASAGLGRATALLFQANGWNVIATMRNPEKDTALAHLENVTLLPLDVTNPAQIRATVAKAISLHPVDVAFNNAGYGLMGPLESLSDDQITHQINTNLLGVLRVTQAFIPHFREKHGGLFINTTSMGGFLTFPLGSVYHATKFAIEGWSESMSFELGIHHIGIKTVAPGGIITDFLGRSLVNNSHPAYQEMEKKIFSSVGAMMENASTPEQIAQVVYEAATDGKDQVRYVAGVDANALYARRLEIGSEAFRQELGKQVIG, translated from the coding sequence ATGAAAAAGACAATATTTATTACCGGCGCATCAGCCGGACTGGGCAGAGCCACCGCCCTCCTGTTTCAGGCCAATGGATGGAATGTCATCGCTACCATGCGTAATCCCGAAAAAGATACAGCCCTTGCACACCTGGAAAATGTAACACTATTGCCGCTGGATGTCACCAACCCGGCGCAGATCAGGGCCACGGTGGCCAAAGCCATTTCCCTGCACCCGGTGGATGTGGCATTCAACAATGCGGGGTATGGGTTGATGGGACCCCTCGAATCGCTCAGCGACGATCAGATCACCCATCAGATCAATACCAACTTGTTGGGCGTATTGCGCGTTACACAGGCCTTTATTCCTCATTTTAGAGAAAAGCATGGCGGCCTCTTCATCAATACTACTTCTATGGGCGGATTTTTAACCTTCCCCCTGGGTTCCGTGTACCATGCCACCAAGTTTGCCATTGAGGGCTGGTCCGAAAGCATGTCCTTCGAATTGGGTATCCACCACATCGGCATCAAGACCGTGGCGCCGGGCGGTATCATAACCGATTTTCTGGGCCGCTCCCTGGTCAATAACTCACACCCTGCCTACCAGGAAATGGAGAAAAAGATCTTCTCCAGTGTTGGTGCGATGATGGAAAATGCCTCCACGCCCGAACAGATTGCCCAGGTGGTGTACGAAGCGGCTACCGATGGCAAAGACCAGGTACGGTATGTAGCAGGTGTGGACGCAAACGCTTTATATGCCCGCCGGCTGGAAATAGGCAGCGAAGCATTCAGGCAGGAGTTGGGTAAGCAGGTAATCGGTTAA
- a CDS encoding helix-turn-helix domain-containing protein produces MKIVHSISEFHRLVSLQPPLHPLISIVKVENMRLPGKEVLDHFSLDFYCVSLKKQVLGKVKYGQQYYDFDTGMMTFIAPKQVQSVDMSELEDPAPAVGTGYSLLIHPDFLYKHPLATSIKNLGFFSYAVNEALHLSDKEEKNIVDIMEKINEECQHIDRHQQDVILAQIDLLLTYSKRFYERQFITRKAVNHDLLASMEQLLSDYFEKEEALKKGAPTVEYLAAKLNLSPHYLGDMLRSLTGQSTQQHIQLKLIEKAKEYLTITELSVAEIAYLLGFEYPQSFNKFFKKKTNISPLEFRQNFN; encoded by the coding sequence ATGAAGATCGTCCATTCCATATCCGAATTTCATCGCCTGGTATCATTGCAGCCGCCATTGCATCCGCTCATCAGCATAGTGAAGGTGGAGAACATGCGTTTGCCCGGGAAGGAGGTATTGGATCATTTCTCGCTGGACTTCTACTGTGTGTCATTAAAGAAACAGGTATTGGGCAAAGTGAAATATGGCCAGCAATACTACGATTTCGATACAGGCATGATGACCTTTATTGCGCCCAAACAGGTACAGTCGGTCGACATGTCAGAGCTGGAGGACCCTGCTCCGGCTGTCGGCACAGGCTATTCCCTGTTGATCCATCCCGATTTCCTCTACAAACATCCCCTGGCCACATCGATCAAAAATTTGGGGTTCTTTTCCTATGCAGTCAACGAAGCCTTGCATCTGTCAGACAAGGAAGAAAAAAATATAGTAGATATCATGGAAAAGATCAATGAGGAGTGCCAGCATATAGACCGGCATCAGCAGGATGTTATCCTGGCACAGATCGATCTGTTATTGACCTACAGCAAACGTTTTTATGAAAGGCAGTTCATTACGCGCAAAGCCGTCAACCACGATCTGCTGGCCAGCATGGAACAACTGTTGAGTGATTATTTTGAAAAGGAAGAAGCCCTGAAAAAAGGCGCTCCCACCGTTGAATACCTTGCCGCTAAACTAAACCTGTCGCCCCATTATTTAGGCGATATGTTACGTTCCCTCACCGGTCAAAGCACCCAACAGCACATACAATTGAAATTGATTGAAAAAGCAAAGGAATACCTGACTATCACCGAACTGTCCGTCGCCGAAATTGCCTACCTCCTGGGATTCGAATATCCCCAGTCCTTCAACAAGTTCTTCAAAAAGAAAACCAATATTTCTCCGCTGGAATTCCGGCAAAACTTCAACTAA
- a CDS encoding RraA family protein — translation MQKVFCFIPVLLLAGKLAAQQIAMPKEQLIALTGQWTGERFADGRPKVSDSLIKRLANISLEDCWQYLQNLGYNNQFESGWKNVHPEKVLAGRVVTAQFMPSRPDVDSIIKAKGKAEGRIGATNSWPIDVLKLGDVYVADGFSKVINGTLIGDNLGNAIYAKTQTGVIFDAGVRDLQGLEAIEGFAGYVRGFDPSFLKDVTMTGINYPIRIGRAIALPGDLVLGKKEGVVFIPAHLAEKTIVYCEFIALKDEFGHARLKAGTYMPGQIDASWTDSIRHDFLQWLKDNPSKVPMTRKQLDDFMKERTW, via the coding sequence ATGCAAAAAGTATTTTGTTTTATACCGGTATTGCTGCTGGCCGGGAAGTTGGCTGCACAGCAGATCGCGATGCCCAAGGAACAGCTGATAGCGCTCACGGGCCAATGGACAGGTGAACGCTTTGCCGACGGCAGGCCTAAAGTATCGGACAGCCTGATCAAAAGGCTGGCGAATATTTCGCTCGAAGATTGCTGGCAATATCTGCAGAACCTGGGCTACAATAATCAATTCGAGTCGGGCTGGAAGAACGTGCATCCGGAAAAAGTGCTGGCGGGCCGGGTGGTCACGGCCCAATTCATGCCTTCGCGCCCGGATGTGGACAGCATCATCAAAGCAAAGGGAAAAGCGGAAGGCCGGATCGGTGCTACCAATTCCTGGCCTATCGATGTGCTGAAGCTGGGTGATGTATATGTAGCAGATGGTTTTTCGAAAGTGATCAATGGTACGCTGATCGGGGACAATCTCGGCAATGCTATCTATGCGAAGACGCAAACGGGGGTCATCTTCGATGCAGGGGTGCGTGACCTGCAAGGGCTGGAAGCGATCGAAGGATTCGCCGGCTATGTAAGAGGCTTCGACCCTTCTTTCCTAAAAGATGTGACGATGACGGGGATCAATTACCCTATCCGTATAGGAAGAGCAATTGCGCTTCCCGGTGACCTGGTGCTGGGTAAGAAAGAAGGAGTGGTTTTCATCCCGGCGCACCTGGCAGAGAAAACGATCGTTTATTGTGAGTTCATTGCGTTGAAAGATGAATTTGGACATGCGCGATTGAAAGCCGGCACTTATATGCCCGGTCAGATCGATGCCTCCTGGACAGATAGCATCCGCCATGATTTTTTGCAATGGCTGAAAGATAATCCTTCGAAAGTGCCGATGACCAGAAAGCAGCTGGATGACTTTATGAAGGAGCGTACGTGGTGA
- a CDS encoding bile acid:sodium symporter family protein — MSSHGTVITKNTHPALRTAIWLSFLLLLVALGITVFGNVQTAGPFYILFFLLLAIGFQGYNLLKGFSYTVIIFAAVTTALFYPQYFRSYHGFKFAVLISPLIQLIMFGMGTSMSFHDFAGVVKMPKGVLIGVISHFIIMPLVGFTLANISGFHPEIAAGIILIGCSPNGMASNVISYLAKANLALSVTITAISTMLAPFVTPMLMNLLAGAFIKINIVDMMLDIFKMVIVPILAGLIFNKLFSGKAGWLDRAMPKVSMAGIAFIIVIITAAGRDSLLHIGPALVLLVLVHNLSGYLLGYWSGRLFKMSERDCRTIAIEVGMQNGGLASGLAKAMGKIATVGLAPAIFGPLMNVTGSILASYWHRKSPGEEKA; from the coding sequence ATGTCCTCACACGGAACAGTAATCACTAAAAACACACATCCTGCCTTAAGGACAGCTATCTGGCTGTCCTTCCTCCTGCTGCTTGTGGCGCTTGGTATCACGGTATTCGGGAACGTACAAACTGCGGGTCCCTTCTACATCCTGTTCTTTTTGTTACTAGCCATTGGCTTCCAGGGTTACAATCTCCTAAAAGGGTTTTCGTATACGGTGATCATTTTTGCAGCGGTCACCACGGCGCTTTTTTATCCCCAGTACTTCAGATCGTACCATGGATTCAAGTTTGCGGTGCTGATCTCGCCGCTGATCCAGCTCATCATGTTTGGGATGGGCACTTCGATGAGCTTTCATGATTTTGCAGGGGTGGTAAAAATGCCCAAGGGGGTACTGATCGGTGTGATCAGTCATTTTATCATTATGCCGCTGGTGGGTTTTACGCTGGCCAATATCAGCGGGTTTCACCCGGAGATCGCTGCGGGGATCATCCTGATCGGTTGTTCGCCCAACGGGATGGCCTCGAACGTGATCTCGTACCTGGCCAAGGCCAACCTGGCGCTATCGGTGACGATCACCGCGATCTCTACGATGCTGGCGCCCTTCGTAACGCCGATGCTGATGAACCTGCTGGCGGGCGCGTTTATCAAGATCAATATCGTAGACATGATGCTGGACATCTTCAAGATGGTGATCGTGCCCATCCTTGCCGGACTGATCTTCAATAAACTGTTCAGCGGCAAAGCGGGCTGGCTGGACAGAGCGATGCCTAAGGTCTCTATGGCGGGGATTGCCTTCATCATTGTGATCATTACGGCTGCGGGCCGCGACAGCCTGTTGCATATCGGTCCTGCCCTGGTACTACTGGTGTTGGTCCATAACCTTTCGGGCTACCTGCTTGGCTACTGGAGCGGCCGGCTCTTTAAAATGAGTGAGCGGGATTGCCGCACGATTGCGATCGAAGTAGGTATGCAAAATGGCGGACTAGCTTCGGGCCTGGCGAAAGCCATGGGCAAGATTGCCACGGTGGGCCTGGCCCCTGCCATTTTCGGGCCGCTGATGAATGTGACAGGGTCGATCCTGGCTTCTTACTGGCATCGGAAGTCGCCGGGAGAGGAGAAGGCATAG